A section of the Bacillus pumilus genome encodes:
- a CDS encoding Na+/H+ antiporter has product MEIFLAVLVLLALIASSNIINRFVPFIPVPLIQVGLGILVAAFPSGLHISLNPELFFVLFIAPLLFNDGKRTPRDELWKLRAPILLLALGLVFATVIVAGYTIHWMIPSIPLPAAFALAAILSPTDVVAVSALSSRVNMPKGIMRLLEGEGLMNDASGLVAFKFAIAATVTGAFSIAEASFSFVLIAAGGLLTGFILSFFIIRFRYFLRRLGMDDVTMHIILQILTPFVIYLAAEEIGVSGILAVVAGGVTHAIEQDRMEANLAKLQIASSNTWNIILFILNGLVFVILGLQIPDVSTVIFQDEAFNNMQVISYILIITLCLMILRFLWVWLFWAGKWSATKKQNVKKPKLRASMLMTFSGVRGAVTLAGAFSIPFTLADGSPFPERHLIIFLAAGVILCTLILASVLLPLLSEKKDKQIAVDLDTKIQHAKRKLLRSAIKTLREGMNEDNREVSLALINDYRMKLRNIQREPYQFGMRRQEKKIRLHGIKAEQMKLQQLIEEEKIDQQEAYELQERFHELEMLYSNSFKIRFSKVKFLRLLQWLQLWRPNQLVSSGILENEDSYKQIRKKTAEAAVDSIKQHMNDENKQTCHQVIGFYNQVIYRCEHGPSFFQQKDRSFDRKKKELNFQAVQTIRNEIQTLYENGEINRDIAHHLREYINDMEAVLLTNT; this is encoded by the coding sequence GTGGAGATTTTTTTAGCAGTGCTCGTACTACTCGCACTCATTGCATCATCTAATATTATCAATCGTTTTGTCCCCTTTATTCCAGTCCCATTAATTCAAGTGGGCTTAGGAATACTGGTGGCAGCTTTTCCTTCAGGTTTACATATTTCGTTAAATCCTGAACTATTCTTCGTTTTATTCATTGCGCCGCTGTTATTTAATGACGGGAAGCGTACCCCAAGGGACGAACTGTGGAAATTAAGAGCGCCGATTCTTTTGTTAGCCCTAGGATTGGTCTTTGCGACAGTCATTGTCGCGGGATATACCATCCATTGGATGATCCCAAGCATTCCGCTTCCAGCCGCCTTTGCGCTAGCAGCGATTTTATCACCGACAGATGTGGTAGCAGTCAGTGCTCTTTCCAGCCGTGTGAATATGCCAAAGGGCATCATGAGACTTTTGGAAGGCGAAGGATTGATGAACGATGCATCAGGACTTGTCGCCTTTAAATTTGCCATTGCTGCAACAGTGACTGGCGCTTTTTCAATTGCTGAGGCATCCTTTAGCTTTGTCCTAATTGCCGCAGGTGGTCTATTGACTGGATTTATTCTATCCTTTTTTATCATTCGTTTTCGCTATTTTCTCCGCCGTTTAGGAATGGACGATGTCACGATGCACATCATCCTGCAAATCCTTACACCATTTGTCATCTATTTAGCCGCTGAAGAAATTGGTGTATCCGGCATTTTAGCCGTTGTTGCTGGCGGTGTGACACACGCTATTGAGCAGGATCGAATGGAGGCAAATTTAGCCAAACTACAAATTGCTTCATCAAACACATGGAATATTATTTTATTTATTTTAAATGGACTTGTTTTCGTTATTCTTGGATTGCAGATTCCTGATGTATCGACAGTCATTTTCCAAGATGAAGCGTTTAATAATATGCAGGTCATCAGTTACATCTTAATCATCACGCTGTGTCTCATGATTCTGAGGTTCTTATGGGTATGGCTCTTCTGGGCAGGGAAATGGAGCGCAACGAAAAAGCAAAACGTGAAAAAACCGAAACTTCGCGCCTCGATGCTCATGACATTCTCTGGTGTACGCGGGGCCGTGACATTAGCCGGTGCCTTCTCCATCCCATTTACACTTGCGGACGGATCACCGTTTCCTGAACGACATTTGATTATTTTCCTCGCAGCAGGCGTCATCCTATGTACACTCATTTTAGCTAGTGTGCTACTGCCTCTTCTATCCGAGAAAAAAGACAAACAAATCGCTGTCGATTTGGATACAAAGATTCAGCATGCGAAACGAAAGCTGCTGAGAAGTGCTATTAAAACGTTAAGAGAAGGAATGAATGAAGACAACAGGGAAGTGTCTCTTGCACTCATCAATGATTACCGAATGAAGCTGCGTAATATCCAGCGTGAGCCGTACCAATTCGGGATGAGAAGACAAGAGAAAAAGATTAGGCTACACGGAATTAAAGCGGAGCAGATGAAGCTCCAACAACTCATTGAGGAAGAGAAAATCGATCAACAAGAAGCCTATGAGCTGCAAGAAAGATTCCATGAGCTCGAAATGCTGTACTCAAACTCCTTCAAAATTCGATTTTCAAAAGTGAAGTTTCTACGCTTGCTTCAATGGCTCCAATTATGGCGGCCGAATCAGCTCGTTTCCAGTGGTATTTTAGAAAACGAGGACTCGTACAAACAAATCCGTAAGAAAACGGCAGAGGCTGCTGTTGACTCGATCAAGCAGCATATGAACGATGAAAATAAACAAACGTGTCATCAAGTGATTGGCTTTTACAACCAAGTCATTTATCGCTGTGAACACGGCCCAAGCTTCTTTCAGCAAAAAGATCGTTCATTTGACCGGAAGAAAAAAGAGCTTAACTTCCAAGCTGTACAGACGATTCGAAATGAAATTCAAACGTTGTATGAAAATGGTGAAATCAATCGTGATATTGCCCATCATCTAAGGGAGTATATCAATGATATGGAAGCTGTTCTCTTGACCAATACGTAA
- a CDS encoding trimeric intracellular cation channel family protein yields the protein MAWEVLSIIGIIAFAISGAIVAMEEEYDILGVYILGIVTAFGGGAIRNLLIGLPVSALWSQGKMFTIALVSITIVFLFPKLLLKHWSTWGNFSDAIGLAAFAIQGALFAVQRELPLSAVIVAAILTGSGGGIVRDLLAGRKPLVLKAEIYAVWAALGGLFVGLGLAQGEIALYLLFLILVVCRVCSYLFKWRLPARSYFLNKG from the coding sequence ATGGCATGGGAAGTCTTAAGTATCATTGGTATTATTGCATTCGCCATTAGTGGTGCGATAGTAGCAATGGAGGAAGAGTACGATATTCTTGGTGTGTACATTTTAGGGATTGTGACAGCTTTTGGCGGTGGAGCGATTCGGAATCTATTAATCGGTCTTCCAGTGTCTGCTTTATGGTCACAGGGCAAAATGTTTACCATTGCTCTTGTATCCATTACGATTGTGTTTCTTTTTCCAAAGCTTTTGCTCAAGCACTGGAGCACATGGGGGAATTTCTCGGATGCAATTGGCTTAGCAGCGTTTGCGATTCAAGGTGCATTATTTGCGGTGCAAAGAGAGCTTCCACTCAGTGCGGTCATTGTGGCAGCCATTCTGACTGGGAGCGGTGGCGGAATTGTGCGTGATTTATTAGCAGGGCGAAAGCCACTTGTGCTAAAAGCAGAGATTTACGCAGTTTGGGCAGCGCTTGGTGGCTTATTCGTAGGACTCGGTTTAGCACAAGGAGAGATTGCTTTGTATTTGCTGTTTCTCATCCTCGTCGTATGCAGGGTGTGTTCCTACCTATTCAAATGGCGGCTTCCCGCTAGGTCTTATTTTTTAAATAAAGGGTAA
- a CDS encoding disulfide oxidoreductase — protein sequence MKNKLIYLYSAWIVSIVATMSSLYLSEIKKFIPCDMCWFQRIFMYPLVLLLGIATFRGDVKVKYYVLPLAVIGACFSIYHYMEQKIPGFASIRPCLSGIPCSVDYLNWFGFITIPLLALIAFILIIISMLLLNAKED from the coding sequence ATGAAGAATAAGCTTATTTACTTGTACAGTGCTTGGATTGTCTCGATCGTTGCGACGATGAGCAGCCTGTATTTAAGTGAAATCAAAAAGTTTATTCCATGCGATATGTGCTGGTTCCAGCGCATTTTCATGTACCCGCTCGTGCTTTTACTAGGAATTGCTACGTTCCGGGGTGATGTTAAAGTGAAGTATTACGTACTGCCTTTGGCTGTCATCGGTGCTTGCTTTTCCATCTATCATTATATGGAACAAAAAATCCCAGGCTTTGCGTCGATTCGCCCTTGTCTCAGCGGCATTCCTTGTTCTGTAGATTATTTGAACTGGTTTGGTTTTATCACCATTCCGCTATTAGCACTTATTGCATTTATTCTGATCATCATCAGTATGCTGCTGTTAAATGCAAAAGAAGATTAA
- a CDS encoding DsbA family protein has product MSKKNNQSSSIKFAVILTIIAALLIGIFVVIGNKNSQEAQTVDSKPSIQGQPVIGDKNAAVQIVEFGDYKCPSCKSFETDIFPKLKADYIDKGDVSFSFINLPLPVHGDGAVLAALASEEVWKEDPKNFWAFHEAVYQAQPDSEAEWVTPAKLTELAKKTTKIDTDKLKDHLSKKTYQPQLNTDNQLVNKYKVNSTPTIFINNKQVQNFYDYDEIKELIDQELKGKKS; this is encoded by the coding sequence GTGAGTAAGAAAAATAATCAATCTTCATCCATTAAATTTGCTGTCATTTTAACCATTATTGCCGCTCTTCTCATCGGTATATTTGTTGTGATTGGAAACAAGAACAGCCAAGAAGCACAAACAGTTGACAGTAAGCCTTCGATTCAAGGACAACCTGTCATAGGAGACAAAAATGCAGCAGTGCAAATTGTCGAGTTTGGAGACTACAAATGTCCGTCATGTAAATCATTTGAAACAGACATTTTCCCAAAACTGAAAGCAGACTACATAGATAAAGGCGATGTATCTTTCTCATTTATTAACTTACCACTGCCTGTTCATGGAGATGGCGCAGTGTTAGCAGCACTTGCTTCTGAAGAAGTGTGGAAAGAAGATCCAAAAAACTTCTGGGCATTCCATGAAGCTGTCTATCAAGCACAGCCAGATAGTGAAGCAGAATGGGTGACCCCTGCTAAGCTGACTGAACTGGCGAAAAAGACAACAAAAATTGATACGGACAAACTCAAAGATCATTTATCAAAGAAAACGTATCAGCCGCAGCTGAACACAGACAATCAGCTTGTGAACAAATACAAAGTGAATTCAACACCAACGATCTTTATTAACAATAAACAAGTTCAAAATTTCTATGACTATGATGAAATCAAAGAATTAATTGATCAAGAGCTTAAAGGGAAGAAATCATGA
- a CDS encoding heavy metal translocating P-type ATPase has protein sequence MKKIKDEYVLNGLDCGNCARKIETGVSKMDGVEACSVNFATGTLTVTHADKQETMSKRIEKTVQSIEPHVSVSPKEEGHHHDHDHGTKNLRTIVLKLIGGAVIGTAAFFIPEDGVLKFLMFFAAYLLVGGDVVFKALKNIVRGQVFDENFLMTIATVGAFVIQQYPEALAVMLFYQIGELFQGAAVNRSRRSISELMNIRPEYANLKVGNETKKVNPEEVKAGDRIVVKPGEKIPLDGLVIEGFSLVDTSALTGESVPRDVEAGKEVLAGFVNQNSILEIEVQKELSESAVTKILDLVENASSRKAQTENFITKFAKYYTPAVVVLALLLAFVPPLLIPSAQLSDWVYRALVFLVISCPCALVVSIPLGFFGGIGAASKRGILVKGSNYLEALNSVKYAVFDKTGTLTKGNFTVTNISTASDKWSEEELLSFAALAEAHSSHPIAESIKAAYSLPLDESQIEAYEDIAGHGIKATISGSHVLAGNHRLMEREGIVYEKEKRSGTVVYMAINGEFAGSILIADELKDDAIEAVSALKASGIQTVMLTGDAKQVGTAVANQIGIDEVHAELLPQDKVTKLEEIDQKKAPQEKLLFVGDGINDTPVLARADIGIAMGGLGSDAAVEAADIVIMTDQPSKVAEAIAVAKRTRRIVWQNIAFALGVKGIFLLLGAFGIATMWEAVFSDVGVTVLAVLNAMRVMK, from the coding sequence ATGAAAAAGATAAAGGATGAATACGTATTAAACGGTCTTGATTGCGGCAACTGTGCACGTAAAATAGAAACAGGTGTCAGCAAAATGGATGGAGTGGAAGCTTGCTCTGTTAACTTTGCGACAGGCACCTTGACTGTCACCCATGCAGATAAGCAAGAAACGATGTCGAAGAGAATTGAAAAAACTGTTCAATCCATAGAACCTCATGTGAGTGTATCACCGAAAGAAGAGGGACATCATCACGATCATGATCATGGGACGAAAAATTTAAGAACGATTGTACTGAAATTAATTGGCGGAGCAGTCATTGGAACAGCCGCTTTCTTTATCCCTGAAGATGGTGTATTAAAGTTCCTTATGTTCTTCGCAGCATATTTACTGGTCGGCGGTGATGTGGTTTTTAAAGCCCTGAAAAATATCGTGCGCGGTCAAGTATTTGATGAGAACTTCTTAATGACCATTGCAACAGTTGGCGCTTTTGTGATTCAGCAATATCCAGAGGCACTGGCAGTGATGCTCTTTTACCAAATTGGAGAGCTCTTCCAAGGGGCGGCAGTAAACCGTTCAAGACGCTCAATTAGTGAATTAATGAATATACGTCCAGAATATGCGAATCTAAAAGTCGGAAATGAAACGAAAAAAGTGAATCCAGAAGAAGTGAAAGCCGGGGACCGTATTGTCGTGAAGCCTGGTGAAAAAATTCCGCTAGATGGGCTTGTTATCGAAGGATTCTCTCTTGTTGATACCTCTGCACTAACAGGGGAGTCAGTGCCGCGGGATGTAGAAGCAGGAAAAGAGGTTCTTGCAGGATTTGTGAATCAAAACAGTATACTTGAAATTGAAGTCCAAAAAGAGTTAAGCGAATCGGCCGTGACGAAAATTTTAGATTTGGTTGAGAATGCAAGCAGCCGAAAAGCACAGACAGAAAATTTCATCACAAAGTTTGCAAAATATTATACACCGGCTGTCGTCGTGCTCGCCTTATTGCTTGCTTTTGTGCCACCGCTACTTATTCCATCAGCACAATTGTCTGACTGGGTGTACCGGGCACTTGTCTTTCTCGTCATTTCTTGTCCTTGTGCTCTTGTTGTATCCATTCCATTAGGGTTTTTCGGGGGAATTGGGGCAGCGTCTAAACGAGGCATCCTTGTCAAAGGCAGTAACTATTTAGAAGCATTAAATTCTGTGAAATATGCGGTATTTGATAAGACAGGCACGCTCACAAAAGGAAACTTTACCGTGACCAATATTTCCACAGCCAGTGACAAGTGGTCAGAAGAAGAGCTGCTTTCTTTTGCCGCACTAGCAGAAGCCCATTCCTCTCATCCTATTGCAGAATCGATTAAAGCGGCATACAGCTTACCACTTGATGAAAGCCAGATCGAAGCATATGAGGATATCGCGGGACATGGAATTAAAGCGACCATCAGCGGTTCTCACGTCTTAGCGGGAAATCACCGCTTGATGGAGCGAGAAGGCATTGTGTATGAAAAAGAAAAAAGAAGCGGAACCGTTGTTTATATGGCGATTAACGGTGAATTTGCCGGATCAATTTTGATCGCAGACGAATTGAAAGACGATGCAATCGAAGCCGTATCTGCTTTAAAAGCGTCTGGTATTCAAACCGTCATGCTCACAGGTGATGCTAAACAAGTCGGAACTGCGGTCGCCAATCAAATTGGCATTGATGAAGTACATGCAGAATTATTACCGCAAGATAAAGTAACGAAATTAGAAGAAATTGATCAGAAAAAGGCGCCTCAAGAAAAGCTATTATTTGTTGGGGACGGCATTAATGATACACCGGTATTAGCAAGAGCGGACATAGGAATTGCAATGGGCGGGCTTGGTTCAGATGCAGCTGTCGAAGCGGCTGATATTGTCATCATGACGGACCAGCCATCAAAGGTAGCAGAAGCCATCGCTGTCGCAAAACGAACAAGAAGGATTGTCTGGCAGAATATCGCATTTGCCCTTGGCGTTAAAGGCATCTTCCTTTTACTCGGTGCATTCGGTATTGCAACGATGTGGGAAGCCGTCTTCTCGGATGTCGGTGTCACCGTACTCGCTGTTTTAAATGCGATGAGGGTCATGAAATAA
- a CDS encoding metal ABC transporter ATP-binding protein, with amino-acid sequence MPNALTIDRLHVSYHGQDALENISLSIQEGTMTGIIGPNGAGKSTLLKACLDLIEKDQGDIRFFEQPFKQVRKQIAYVPQRNDLDWTFPIHVLDTVLLGTYPKLGLIKRPKKEDRAYAYHCLEKVGMQDFAKRQIGELSGGQQQRVFLARALAQNAQLFCLDEPFVGIDMASEETMVRILKELRDEGKTILVVHHDLSKADDYFSHLVLLNKKLIKAGPVHDILRPEVMLEAYETQLPFLKSAGGDV; translated from the coding sequence ATGCCAAATGCTTTAACAATCGACCGTCTTCATGTCTCATATCACGGACAGGATGCTTTAGAGAACATTTCTCTTTCCATACAGGAAGGAACGATGACAGGAATCATAGGTCCAAATGGTGCCGGCAAGTCGACTTTACTCAAGGCATGCTTGGATTTAATTGAAAAAGACCAGGGAGATATTCGCTTTTTTGAACAGCCCTTTAAACAAGTGAGAAAACAGATTGCGTATGTACCACAGAGAAATGATCTAGACTGGACGTTTCCTATTCATGTGCTGGATACCGTCCTACTTGGAACATATCCGAAGCTTGGCCTGATCAAACGTCCCAAAAAAGAAGACCGGGCTTATGCGTACCACTGTTTAGAAAAAGTGGGCATGCAGGATTTTGCTAAAAGACAGATTGGTGAGTTATCCGGCGGTCAGCAGCAGCGTGTCTTCCTTGCAAGAGCACTTGCGCAAAATGCACAGCTCTTCTGTTTGGATGAACCGTTTGTTGGGATTGATATGGCGAGTGAAGAAACGATGGTTCGCATTTTGAAGGAATTACGAGATGAAGGAAAAACCATTTTAGTGGTCCATCATGATTTAAGTAAAGCCGATGATTACTTCAGCCATCTCGTTCTATTAAATAAAAAACTCATCAAAGCAGGACCTGTACACGATATCCTACGTCCAGAGGTCATGCTGGAGGCATATGAAACGCAGCTACCATTCTTAAAATCAGCAGGAGGAGACGTGTAA
- a CDS encoding metal ABC transporter permease: MEFLTGLFEYAFLQKALFTSVMVGIICGVIGCFIILRGMALMGDAISHAVLPGVAISYMLGINFFFGAVLTGVLTAIGIGYVSQNSRIKNDSAIGIVFTAFFSIGIILITFLKSSSDLYHILFGNVLAVRSSDMWITLGIGIFILLAVIVFYKELLISSFDPVISSVYGLPNRMIHYFLMTLLTLVTVASLQTVGIILVVAMLITPAATAYLLTDRLWIMIYLSAFFGAVSAVAGLGLSFTYNLSSGASIVLVATILFGSAFIFSPKQGILWRSLKSKQKRTQLKKDASM; this comes from the coding sequence ATGGAATTTTTAACCGGACTCTTTGAATATGCGTTTTTACAAAAAGCGTTATTTACATCCGTGATGGTAGGCATTATTTGCGGGGTCATTGGCTGCTTTATCATTTTACGGGGCATGGCCTTGATGGGAGACGCCATATCACATGCTGTACTGCCAGGTGTCGCCATCTCTTATATGCTAGGCATTAATTTTTTCTTTGGAGCCGTCTTAACTGGCGTATTAACAGCGATTGGGATCGGATACGTGAGTCAAAACAGTCGCATCAAAAATGACTCTGCGATTGGGATTGTCTTCACCGCTTTTTTCTCAATTGGGATCATTTTGATCACATTTTTGAAAAGTTCCAGTGATTTATATCATATCTTGTTTGGAAACGTTCTAGCTGTTCGATCATCTGATATGTGGATTACGCTTGGCATCGGCATTTTTATCCTGCTGGCCGTCATCGTTTTCTACAAAGAATTGCTCATTAGTTCATTTGATCCGGTCATTTCTTCGGTTTACGGTTTACCGAATCGTATGATCCATTATTTTCTCATGACCTTGTTGACCCTTGTGACCGTTGCTTCACTGCAAACTGTGGGGATTATTCTTGTCGTTGCTATGCTTATTACGCCGGCAGCCACTGCGTATCTTTTAACAGACCGGCTATGGATCATGATCTATCTATCTGCTTTTTTCGGGGCAGTTTCTGCTGTCGCCGGACTTGGACTTAGTTTTACGTATAATTTGTCATCTGGCGCTTCTATCGTGCTGGTCGCGACTATTTTATTCGGGAGTGCCTTTATCTTTTCACCAAAACAAGGCATTCTATGGAGATCATTAAAATCTAAACAAAAACGAACGCAGCTAAAAAAGGATGCGTCTATGTAA
- a CDS encoding metal ABC transporter substrate-binding protein — translation MKKVFAIRLTAVFIALMIITGCSTKQNNSGKDDGTLKVVTTYSILYDIVKEVGGEHVSIHSIVPIGTDPHEFDPLPKDVQHTTDADLVLYNGLNLETGNGWFQKLLESSGKDGDDAPVAEMSKGVKVKHLSSKGLESQQDPHAWLNVENGILYAKNARDALIKADPEHQEDYEKNAEAYIKKLQTLHNEAKDKFDQLPKDKKRLVTSEGAFKYFADAYGLEAGYIWEINTENEGTPGQMKRIIHFVKDHQVPALFLETSVDQRSLESLSEETGVPIKGKVFTDSIGKKGEDGDSYYKMMKWNIDTIYKGLSS, via the coding sequence ATGAAGAAGGTATTTGCAATCCGTTTAACCGCAGTATTCATTGCCCTTATGATCATCACAGGCTGTTCTACTAAGCAAAATAATTCCGGCAAAGATGACGGCACATTAAAAGTCGTCACGACCTACTCCATTCTTTATGACATTGTGAAGGAAGTAGGCGGAGAGCACGTCTCTATTCACAGCATTGTTCCCATTGGTACAGACCCACATGAATTTGATCCACTGCCAAAGGATGTTCAGCATACAACGGATGCAGACCTTGTTCTATATAATGGTTTAAACCTTGAAACAGGGAATGGCTGGTTTCAAAAGCTGCTCGAATCGAGTGGCAAGGACGGGGATGATGCACCTGTAGCCGAAATGAGTAAAGGTGTCAAAGTCAAACATTTATCTTCAAAAGGACTCGAAAGCCAGCAGGATCCACATGCTTGGCTAAATGTCGAAAATGGGATTCTGTATGCTAAAAATGCTAGAGATGCACTTATTAAGGCGGACCCTGAGCATCAAGAGGATTACGAAAAAAATGCAGAAGCCTATATCAAAAAACTTCAAACGCTTCATAATGAAGCAAAAGACAAGTTCGATCAGCTGCCAAAAGATAAAAAACGTCTTGTGACAAGTGAGGGAGCCTTCAAGTATTTTGCAGATGCTTATGGACTAGAGGCTGGATACATTTGGGAGATCAACACAGAGAATGAAGGAACACCTGGACAAATGAAACGTATCATTCATTTCGTCAAAGATCATCAAGTACCTGCGCTCTTCCTTGAAACAAGTGTCGATCAACGTAGCCTTGAAAGCCTATCTGAAGAAACTGGTGTTCCGATTAAAGGAAAAGTATTCACTGACTCCATTGGAAAGAAAGGTGAAGATGGAGACAGCTACTATAAGATGATGAAATGGAATATTGACACCATTTACAAAGGGCTTTCATCATAA